A single window of Granulicella sibirica DNA harbors:
- a CDS encoding ester cyclase, whose translation MTTSNDSANRESIVKAHIKAVTESHDAPTILSLFTRVRYEIPALASIIEGPEAATHLYDNIFSAFPDFYMEADTLHHAEEAIIAEVTFGGTQHGVWAGVQPAGKKAVAKGVLIFVFEGDGLVCEKVFFDHGTLLRQLTAA comes from the coding sequence ATGACAACGTCAAACGACAGCGCCAACCGCGAATCCATCGTCAAGGCCCACATCAAGGCCGTCACCGAGAGCCACGACGCCCCCACCATCCTCTCCCTCTTCACCCGCGTCCGCTACGAAATCCCCGCGCTCGCCTCCATCATCGAAGGCCCCGAAGCCGCTACCCACCTCTACGACAACATCTTCTCCGCCTTCCCCGACTTCTACATGGAGGCCGACACCCTCCACCACGCCGAAGAAGCCATCATCGCCGAGGTAACCTTCGGAGGCACACAGCACGGCGTCTGGGCGGGCGTTCAACCGGCAGGGAAGAAAGCAGTCGCCAAGGGAGTCCTGATCTTCGTCTTCGAGGGCGACGGGCTCGTCTGCGAGAAGGTCTTCTTCGACCACGGCACGCTCCTCCGTCAGCTCACCGCCGCCTGA
- a CDS encoding VIT1/CCC1 transporter family protein, which translates to MHDVAHAPHDESHFESSDAVRDIVIGLSDGLTVPFALAAGLSGAIASTHIVVLAGLAEIAAGSIAMGLGGYLAARGDAEHYASELAREHDEVIHRPHDEAEEIYEIFAQYNVPREAATPVLEALQANPEAYVDFMMRFELGLEAPAPNRAHRSALTIASAYIAGGLIPLLPYMLLQHAPATVALRASILITLAALAIFGALKGRLLGNGVIRSALQTACIGGAAAAVAYTLAHLLNAHA; encoded by the coding sequence ATGCATGACGTCGCCCACGCCCCGCACGACGAGTCCCACTTCGAATCCTCCGACGCCGTCCGCGACATCGTCATCGGCCTCTCCGACGGCCTCACTGTCCCCTTCGCCCTCGCCGCCGGCCTCTCGGGAGCCATCGCCTCCACCCACATCGTCGTCCTCGCCGGCCTCGCCGAGATCGCCGCCGGCTCCATCGCCATGGGCCTCGGAGGCTATCTCGCCGCCCGCGGCGACGCCGAACACTACGCCTCCGAACTCGCCCGCGAGCATGACGAAGTCATCCACCGCCCCCACGATGAAGCCGAAGAGATCTACGAGATCTTCGCCCAGTACAACGTCCCCCGCGAAGCCGCCACCCCTGTCCTCGAAGCCCTCCAGGCCAACCCCGAAGCCTACGTCGACTTCATGATGCGCTTCGAACTCGGCCTCGAAGCCCCCGCGCCCAACCGCGCCCACCGCTCCGCCCTTACCATCGCCTCCGCGTACATCGCCGGAGGCCTCATCCCGCTGCTCCCGTACATGCTTCTCCAGCACGCCCCCGCGACGGTCGCCCTCCGCGCCTCCATCCTCATCACGCTCGCCGCACTGGCCATCTTCGGAGCCCTGAAAGGCCGCCTACTCGGCAACGGAGTCATCCGTTCCGCATTACAGACCGCGTGTATCGGAGGAGCCGCGGCGGCCGTCGCCTACACCCTGGCCCATCTCCTCAACGCCCACGCCTGA
- a CDS encoding class I SAM-dependent methyltransferase has translation MANGPDFSAIKVKQQAAWATGDYAVVGSTLVLMPELLCEAMDLRSGWTVLDVAAGSGNASLAAARRGCRVTSTDYVPSLLERGKVRSKAEGFEITFQEADAENLPFGDGSFDALMSTVGVMFAPNQARAAAEMFRVCRASGKIGLANWTPAGFVGQMFKCIGKHLAPAAGLRPPFVWGTEDGLKELFPEASAMKVQVKHFMFRSPSPEDWLDVFKTYYGPMNRTFAALDDSGRAALTADLMALVASLNRAEDGTMVVPSEYLEVVITK, from the coding sequence ATGGCGAACGGACCGGATTTTAGTGCAATCAAGGTAAAACAGCAGGCGGCCTGGGCCACGGGTGACTATGCGGTGGTTGGATCGACGCTTGTGCTTATGCCTGAACTGCTTTGTGAGGCGATGGACCTGCGGAGTGGCTGGACTGTGCTGGATGTGGCGGCAGGGAGCGGGAATGCTTCCCTCGCGGCTGCTCGCAGGGGATGCCGGGTCACTTCGACGGATTATGTGCCGTCGCTGCTGGAGCGCGGCAAAGTTCGATCGAAGGCGGAAGGCTTTGAGATTACGTTTCAGGAGGCGGACGCTGAGAATCTGCCGTTCGGGGATGGGTCGTTCGACGCGTTGATGTCGACGGTGGGGGTGATGTTTGCTCCGAACCAGGCGCGGGCGGCGGCGGAGATGTTCAGGGTGTGCCGGGCGAGTGGGAAGATCGGGCTCGCGAACTGGACGCCCGCGGGCTTCGTGGGGCAGATGTTCAAGTGCATCGGGAAGCACCTGGCTCCTGCGGCGGGGCTGCGGCCTCCATTTGTTTGGGGGACAGAGGATGGGCTGAAGGAGCTGTTTCCAGAGGCTTCCGCGATGAAGGTGCAGGTGAAGCACTTCATGTTCCGATCGCCTTCGCCGGAGGACTGGCTTGACGTGTTTAAGACATACTACGGGCCGATGAACCGGACCTTCGCGGCGCTCGACGATTCGGGGCGGGCAGCGCTGACTGCGGACCTGATGGCTCTGGTGGCGTCGCTGAACCGGGCGGAGGATGGCACGATGGTGGTACCGAGCGAGTACCTCGAGGTTGTGATTACGAAGTAG